In a genomic window of Polycladomyces abyssicola:
- a CDS encoding SRPBCC family protein gives MQGSNRGTLPAIRHTAVFQAPIQKVWEAVSTSEGIAAWFMPNDFQPKVGHEFTLQTPFGPTPCKVLEIDPPHRLSFAWGESGWRVSFELKDLEGKTQFTLIHSGWGEPDEIFPESGLTHSEAHNRMDHGWKSIVTEKLREVVEA, from the coding sequence ATGCAGGGAAGTAACAGAGGTACACTTCCGGCCATCCGTCACACAGCCGTATTTCAGGCACCTATTCAAAAAGTATGGGAAGCTGTTTCTACATCAGAAGGCATCGCCGCATGGTTCATGCCCAATGATTTTCAACCAAAAGTAGGACATGAATTCACATTGCAGACCCCTTTCGGCCCCACACCATGCAAAGTGCTGGAGATCGATCCTCCACACCGACTTTCCTTTGCCTGGGGTGAATCCGGTTGGCGCGTTTCATTTGAATTGAAGGATTTGGAAGGCAAAACGCAGTTTACCCTAATTCATTCAGGTTGGGGAGAACCTGATGAAATCTTCCCGGAATCGGGATTAACACACTCGGAAGCACACAACAGAATGGATCATGGTTGGAAGTCGATTGTGACCGAAAAGCTTCGCGAGGTGGTAGAGGCATAA
- a CDS encoding UvrD-helicase domain-containing protein, producing the protein MTHSFTPEQWEAINTLDVDCIVSAGAGSGKTRVLVERYLRILSTHSDDPDILDHIVAITFTERAAAEMKERIRQGVAERLASARKHNTAEETWWYRLLSEMERARVMTIHAFCARLLREYPIEADVDPDFTVMDETEVAWCLANAAERAVSAVPQTTELSEEVKRAWETWVTGVGLTRAARELAALYRQMTGMGWGPGELTERTYRDLEKLEDRLGEEEREASLSLLSAGRALMEITGGKRVQAFQTEWPELERRWLKAGSRMEKRDVLTRLEMLLSGNWGRKEEILRPRDRMKQTLQRLNEVVDGWLSLPEERRLIDAVLWAVSHLHEAYESVKQKLGGLDFDELQLRACRLLEVHPHVRLEVSRRIRYLMVDEFQDTNELQKRLIDLLCREPDGRTIPGKRFVVGDPQQSIYRFRGADVSVFGKTKTELLSEGGKAVSMRDNFRSHPDVVAFVNALFSRLMSGQLDSASVYEPATAQGSMDTKPPCVECLVIPEAEEGEREDRHEREAYWLARRIREMIDEGTRPGQIAVLFRAMNHVKCYERALAEAGVPFYVVKGRGFYDRQEVLDVLHFLRFLHDPDDVLSLVGVLRSPFCAVSDETLFLLAQAGAWSMPPASWLEVDGLAEAERMKLSRFAALLEQARLRIGRVPVSELIRFLLDESDYRLVVWGTPSGKQANANLDKLIRLAGTRRDTAAFSLTSFLRMMDRLREEPVPETEAPVESDDGDSVKLMTIHQAKGLEFPVVFIPDLSWRRNRPTSELLGDAEAGLAVRLRTPHGDKRETYRWRRLREREEQLEIEESVRLFYVAVTRAKQRLVLSGEPEEHKQAKKGEPLLSVDSWSQWLDGVLGWENIDEETGKWTFPDGETWIRVRRVEAGEAAALPSAHTELDSVLLTSRTWFERESGGHGYSDDSAWALMESRGLTERDGLGISVTDLMTLFNCPRKYLYKRWINVPTELETERNTTESNEEVSPVPLSSTLIGSVVHRVIECCPDDVVRAEELMEVYRSAVAEYNGYRADIPALWDEVRPLLQTYLDSRFHLRPKRKDWKEVPFVQRVAGLEVEGIIDRLIQHENGEWELVDYKTNRATDYGWDVLAREYEPQLRLYAWATHRQWGVLPRQVVLVFLRANREVTVEVTPELIRKTEEELHTVAEWLMDEENPNRFEPRPGARCAACDFREICPAAETRDSIRFMEA; encoded by the coding sequence ATGACCCACTCGTTTACACCGGAACAATGGGAAGCCATCAACACACTGGATGTGGACTGTATCGTTTCCGCCGGTGCTGGATCGGGCAAAACGCGGGTACTGGTGGAGCGATACCTGCGCATCTTGTCCACCCATTCGGATGATCCCGATATCCTGGATCACATCGTCGCCATCACCTTTACGGAGAGAGCCGCCGCGGAGATGAAAGAGCGTATTCGTCAGGGAGTGGCGGAACGGCTGGCATCGGCCCGGAAACATAACACCGCCGAAGAAACGTGGTGGTATCGCCTTCTGTCGGAAATGGAACGCGCCCGCGTGATGACGATCCACGCGTTTTGTGCCCGCTTGCTGCGGGAATATCCGATCGAGGCCGACGTGGATCCCGATTTTACTGTGATGGATGAGACGGAAGTGGCCTGGTGTCTGGCGAATGCCGCCGAACGGGCGGTTTCCGCCGTGCCGCAAACAACCGAACTGAGTGAGGAAGTGAAACGGGCGTGGGAGACATGGGTGACCGGAGTGGGACTCACCCGTGCGGCTCGCGAATTGGCCGCGTTGTACCGACAGATGACGGGCATGGGCTGGGGGCCTGGTGAGTTAACGGAGCGGACGTATCGGGATTTGGAGAAACTGGAGGATCGATTAGGCGAAGAAGAACGGGAGGCGTCGCTCTCGTTGTTATCTGCCGGGCGCGCGTTGATGGAAATCACGGGCGGAAAACGCGTCCAAGCGTTCCAGACGGAATGGCCGGAACTGGAACGGCGTTGGCTAAAAGCGGGTTCCCGGATGGAGAAACGGGATGTACTTACGCGGTTGGAAATGTTGTTGAGCGGGAACTGGGGGCGAAAAGAAGAGATCCTCCGGCCGCGGGACCGGATGAAACAGACCCTCCAGCGACTGAATGAAGTCGTGGACGGATGGCTGTCACTCCCGGAAGAGCGCAGGTTGATCGACGCCGTCCTGTGGGCGGTCTCCCATCTGCACGAAGCATACGAATCGGTGAAACAAAAGTTGGGCGGGTTGGATTTCGACGAATTGCAATTGCGCGCCTGTCGGCTGTTGGAAGTCCATCCGCATGTGCGTTTGGAAGTGAGTCGGCGGATTCGGTATCTGATGGTGGACGAATTTCAGGACACCAACGAACTGCAAAAGCGGCTGATCGATTTGCTTTGCCGGGAACCCGACGGACGGACGATCCCGGGTAAACGGTTCGTTGTCGGTGATCCCCAGCAGTCGATCTACCGGTTTCGAGGCGCTGACGTATCCGTGTTCGGAAAAACGAAAACGGAACTGTTGTCCGAGGGCGGGAAAGCCGTTTCCATGCGGGATAATTTCCGCTCCCATCCTGATGTGGTGGCGTTCGTCAATGCTTTGTTCTCCCGGTTGATGTCTGGTCAGCTTGACTCTGCCAGTGTGTACGAACCGGCAACGGCACAAGGCAGTATGGATACCAAGCCGCCCTGCGTGGAGTGTTTGGTCATTCCCGAAGCGGAAGAGGGGGAACGTGAGGATCGGCACGAACGGGAAGCCTATTGGTTGGCAAGGCGCATCCGGGAGATGATCGATGAGGGGACGCGTCCCGGTCAGATTGCTGTCTTGTTTCGAGCCATGAACCATGTTAAATGTTATGAACGGGCGTTGGCAGAAGCGGGGGTACCGTTTTATGTGGTGAAAGGGCGCGGGTTTTACGACCGGCAGGAAGTGCTGGATGTGCTTCATTTCCTCAGGTTTTTGCACGATCCGGACGATGTCCTCTCGTTGGTGGGTGTGTTGCGATCCCCGTTTTGTGCGGTTTCGGACGAAACCCTCTTTCTGTTGGCCCAGGCGGGGGCCTGGTCGATGCCACCGGCGTCTTGGTTGGAAGTGGATGGCCTCGCTGAAGCGGAGCGAATGAAATTGTCCCGTTTTGCGGCACTGTTGGAACAAGCCCGTTTGCGGATCGGACGTGTACCGGTGTCGGAGCTGATCCGGTTTTTATTGGACGAGAGCGATTACCGATTGGTGGTGTGGGGGACGCCGTCCGGCAAACAGGCCAATGCCAATTTGGACAAGCTGATCCGTTTGGCTGGTACCCGGCGCGATACAGCGGCATTTTCTTTGACCTCTTTTTTGCGGATGATGGATCGTCTTCGGGAAGAACCTGTTCCGGAAACGGAAGCGCCGGTGGAATCCGACGACGGCGACAGTGTGAAACTGATGACCATCCACCAGGCCAAAGGCTTGGAGTTTCCCGTCGTGTTCATACCGGATCTCTCCTGGCGTCGCAACCGCCCGACATCGGAGCTGTTGGGGGATGCGGAAGCGGGGTTGGCGGTCCGTCTGCGCACCCCGCATGGGGATAAACGGGAAACCTATCGCTGGCGTCGACTCCGGGAGCGGGAAGAACAGTTGGAAATCGAGGAATCGGTCCGCCTGTTTTACGTGGCTGTCACCAGGGCCAAGCAACGGCTCGTGCTGAGTGGGGAGCCGGAAGAACACAAGCAGGCCAAGAAAGGAGAGCCTCTCCTTTCCGTCGATTCGTGGAGCCAATGGCTGGACGGTGTGCTGGGTTGGGAGAACATCGATGAAGAAACGGGAAAATGGACATTTCCCGACGGGGAAACGTGGATTCGCGTTCGCAGGGTGGAAGCGGGGGAGGCGGCCGCCCTGCCGTCGGCTCATACCGAGTTGGACTCCGTGCTGTTGACGTCCCGCACTTGGTTTGAACGGGAAAGTGGCGGGCATGGGTACTCGGACGACTCCGCGTGGGCGCTGATGGAGTCGCGCGGGTTGACGGAGCGTGACGGTTTGGGTATCAGTGTGACCGATCTGATGACGCTGTTCAATTGTCCGCGCAAATATCTTTACAAACGGTGGATTAACGTCCCGACCGAGTTGGAAACCGAGCGGAATACCACGGAGTCGAATGAGGAAGTCTCGCCCGTGCCGTTGTCGTCCACATTGATCGGAAGTGTGGTCCACCGCGTGATCGAGTGCTGTCCCGACGATGTTGTCCGGGCGGAAGAGTTGATGGAGGTATATCGGTCCGCGGTGGCCGAGTACAATGGGTATCGGGCAGACATCCCCGCATTGTGGGACGAAGTTCGCCCGTTGTTGCAAACTTACTTGGACAGCCGTTTTCATCTTCGACCCAAGCGGAAGGATTGGAAGGAAGTACCTTTTGTCCAGCGTGTCGCCGGATTGGAAGTGGAAGGGATTATCGACCGTCTGATCCAGCACGAAAACGGCGAATGGGAATTGGTTGATTACAAAACCAACCGAGCGACCGATTATGGTTGGGATGTGCTGGCCCGGGAGTACGAGCCGCAATTGCGTCTCTACGCGTGGGCTACCCATCGTCAGTGGGGCGTGTTGCCTCGGCAGGTGGTACTGGTGTTTCTTCGTGCCAACCGTGAAGTTACCGTGGAGGTCACGCCCGAATTGATCCGGAAAACGGAGGAAGAATTGCACACGGTAGCCGAATGGTTGATGGACGAAGAAAACCCGAACCGGTTTGAACCCCGTCCAGGCGCACGTTGCGCCGCCTGCGATTTTCGGGAGATCTGCCCGGCAGCCGAAACAAGAGATTCCATCCGTTTCATGGAAGCATGA
- a CDS encoding transglycosylase domain-containing protein, with the protein MKTQKITLVRSWLSRQWVKPWVRWLTWGLAGFVIVFLIGINIAIAMTDVDSLAKPVDQPTIIYDRYGRVASKIMLSNREGVKFRQIPPHLIHAVISTEDRRFYEHGGVDYIGTLRALWVNLLSGETVQGGSTLTQQLAKNEFLTQDRTFERKLKEFLYAKKIERTYSKDQILEMYLNRIYFGEGAWGIKQAARTYFGKDVSQLTLGESAMLAGMIKAPSALSPYKHFNQAMERRNVVLRLMKDQGYITEQQMKQAENQDIVLERKKRDPYKGKYPWYVDAIIQEAISKYGLTANEVLHGGLRIYTELDPRMQRAAETVYNDDSLFPQSREDQLIQSGAVMLDPTTGGIRALVGGRGEHVFRGFNHATQLKRQPGSALKPLAVYTPALEQGWQIGSVLKDEPMDFGGYRPQNHDGHYLGRLTMYEAVIHSSNVPAVWLLQQMGIDKGINALERFEIPLTEEDRQLGLALGGLREGTSPLSMAQAYSVFPNNGLMVEAHTIRKIETADGETLGRWYKKVTRVTSKKVAQSITYMLRGVVLEGTGKQARIPGREVAGKTGTTQMPGMNEGNKDNWFVGYTPQLVGAVWLGYDKTDAHHFLRTAAGDSAAIIFREMMSRALQDQPAKAFRLDTIHLSKPPKIDRSPKPKPQTPEEKAAKKIKEGLKDLWKSEEKRLKERLRKKKEEWEKRLKEWRLH; encoded by the coding sequence ATGAAAACTCAAAAGATCACACTTGTAAGAAGCTGGTTGTCCCGTCAGTGGGTCAAACCATGGGTTCGGTGGCTGACATGGGGATTGGCCGGTTTCGTTATCGTCTTTTTGATCGGTATCAATATCGCGATCGCGATGACTGATGTCGACTCCTTGGCCAAACCGGTGGATCAGCCGACCATCATCTATGACCGTTATGGGCGGGTGGCCAGCAAGATTATGCTGTCCAACCGGGAAGGGGTGAAATTCCGGCAAATTCCCCCTCACTTGATCCATGCGGTCATTTCCACTGAGGATCGTCGGTTCTATGAACACGGGGGCGTTGACTACATTGGCACCCTGCGGGCGTTGTGGGTCAACTTGCTGTCCGGCGAAACGGTTCAAGGCGGCAGTACTTTGACCCAGCAACTGGCCAAGAATGAATTTTTGACACAGGATCGCACGTTTGAGAGGAAATTGAAAGAGTTTTTATATGCCAAGAAAATCGAACGCACTTATTCCAAAGATCAAATCCTTGAGATGTATCTGAATCGCATCTATTTCGGTGAAGGAGCATGGGGAATCAAACAGGCTGCTCGCACCTATTTTGGCAAGGACGTCAGCCAGCTGACCCTGGGGGAATCGGCCATGCTGGCGGGGATGATCAAAGCGCCTTCCGCTCTGTCTCCTTACAAGCATTTCAATCAGGCGATGGAGCGGCGGAATGTCGTTTTGCGACTGATGAAAGACCAGGGCTATATCACTGAACAGCAGATGAAACAGGCGGAAAACCAAGACATCGTGCTGGAGCGGAAAAAGCGGGATCCCTACAAAGGAAAGTACCCGTGGTACGTAGATGCCATCATCCAGGAAGCCATCAGCAAATACGGGCTGACAGCTAATGAGGTGCTGCACGGAGGATTGCGCATTTACACGGAACTGGACCCTCGTATGCAACGAGCGGCGGAAACCGTGTACAACGACGACAGTCTGTTCCCGCAAAGCAGGGAGGACCAGCTAATCCAGAGCGGCGCCGTCATGTTGGACCCGACCACAGGGGGCATCCGGGCATTGGTGGGTGGCCGCGGAGAACACGTTTTCCGCGGATTCAACCATGCAACCCAATTGAAACGTCAGCCGGGCTCGGCACTCAAACCGTTGGCGGTGTACACCCCGGCGCTGGAACAGGGTTGGCAGATCGGATCGGTTCTCAAAGACGAACCCATGGATTTCGGCGGATACCGCCCGCAAAACCACGATGGACACTATCTCGGTCGTTTGACGATGTATGAGGCCGTCATCCACTCCTCCAATGTTCCGGCGGTCTGGCTGCTTCAGCAAATGGGGATCGACAAGGGCATCAATGCGCTGGAACGGTTTGAAATCCCGCTTACCGAGGAGGATCGTCAGTTGGGTCTGGCGTTGGGCGGTTTGAGGGAAGGGACTTCGCCGCTCAGCATGGCGCAGGCCTACTCCGTTTTCCCCAACAACGGTCTGATGGTGGAAGCCCATACCATCCGCAAAATCGAGACGGCGGATGGAGAAACATTGGGACGCTGGTATAAAAAAGTGACACGGGTGACGAGCAAAAAAGTGGCGCAGTCCATCACTTACATGTTACGCGGCGTCGTATTGGAAGGAACCGGAAAGCAAGCGCGAATTCCAGGAAGGGAAGTGGCCGGAAAAACCGGCACCACGCAAATGCCGGGTATGAACGAGGGGAACAAGGACAACTGGTTCGTTGGCTACACGCCGCAATTGGTGGGAGCGGTATGGCTCGGCTACGACAAAACGGACGCGCATCATTTTCTCCGAACTGCCGCAGGGGACAGTGCGGCAATCATTTTCCGGGAAATGATGTCCCGTGCACTGCAAGACCAACCCGCCAAGGCGTTCCGTCTGGACACCATTCACCTAAGCAAACCGCCCAAGATCGATCGCAGCCCCAAGCCCAAACCACAAACACCGGAGGAGAAGGCAGCCAAAAAGATCAAGGAAGGCCTGAAAGATTTGTGGAAGAGTGAAGAAAAGCGGCTGAAGGAGCGACTGAGAAAGAAAAAAGAAGAATGGGAGAAACGACTCAAAGAGTGGCGGTTGCATTGA
- a CDS encoding PD-(D/E)XK nuclease family protein: MTGTVVLHPVDSAGWGMGWGNPARFFGCKRVDYLVPGTRMARELHRRYLPFLRDQRDVHFGTFDQFVRELLQNRRRRLLSAIEQECLVQQAVSTADREEPFTYFRGWKSRPGWIKKMETWIGEIKRSGVLPERLMALWHDRGPKERELARIYSAYQRLLAKSGAFDHEEAYYQALQALQKGQARLPEYVVAEHFHDLSPLQEQLLIQLVTSGVPVELHLVWDGTRPRLFKETEQTTERLRQRGFAVRQVSVEPSQEGRVPALEHMVHTAFAVRPERQAANGAVEVLSAPGVEQETRMVAGSVKRWLFEENGSLSDVALIVPDLDTYLSPLVRALSEAGLPVAVPLTVPLRHHPVMETILTAMAVRMGREEERVALMQSPFVPWGSEADRRLWLKAYERWDAPQSLAELESLMGRAENENETDQTVWLGLMSLYRWVESIPLNALWRDWLAWLESWVNELEQPSRYRRLAEDPRMLPFLAEEMQAFTLVREIIQEWKHVDPSGFAGEALELRTLAGMLERAAIRKRVRKKPGRRGGLRILEPNQIRWDRYRAVWVLGCAEGKWPRPIHDDWLLPDEERVRLLQEEVRLMTSDQLRHRQLLPFFLCASSAESYLVLSYPHADESGSARLPSPFLQELLAVWKETDVIHKRRDVSHILLARLDACVSRKEGLARAVSLLSQNGKADSVSTRKQAMALLKNEARRQPERTWHWLERLRVERVRLSGNDAAFAGRLRPSLWKRHGFSLQDRVWSPAELNQLMQCPFHYFADHLLEAREPAPARREWAALDRGQVWHRVLCRFWRGWEEVRLSPDTWENAMERLDVLVDALFDQLLTEAEALSRDPFRLAVEKERLKQQLSAVLSHEWHWRGVGGGSGMRPAHLELSFGMTDPNLIHRGEMDPQSTKHPVPIHLPGDVTIRVRGKVDRVDVDEEGYYAVYDYKSGTVADPKRIREGAYLQLPLFLWAVQQVLGLDPAKAVGAAFYTPGTRQNGKPPTNNRNQGLWRKEATERTGIHARVKGLMDEKEWTNTMEAIGERLSRQLRRVEHGDFAVDPTWECPSHCPHRTICRWDVTSSPAEKGEGEE, from the coding sequence ATGACGGGAACGGTTGTTCTGCATCCTGTTGACTCGGCGGGATGGGGGATGGGCTGGGGTAACCCCGCTCGGTTTTTCGGTTGCAAACGGGTGGATTACCTGGTTCCCGGAACACGTATGGCTCGGGAACTTCACCGTCGCTACCTGCCTTTCCTACGGGATCAACGGGATGTGCATTTCGGTACATTTGACCAGTTTGTCCGCGAGTTGTTGCAGAATCGGCGCAGACGTCTGCTTTCTGCCATCGAGCAGGAATGTCTGGTGCAACAAGCTGTCAGCACTGCTGATCGGGAAGAACCGTTTACATACTTTCGCGGATGGAAATCGCGTCCGGGTTGGATTAAAAAGATGGAGACTTGGATCGGGGAAATCAAGCGTTCCGGCGTACTGCCCGAACGTCTGATGGCGCTTTGGCATGATCGCGGTCCCAAAGAACGTGAATTGGCGCGAATCTATTCGGCCTATCAACGGTTGCTCGCGAAAAGCGGAGCGTTTGACCACGAGGAGGCTTACTACCAAGCATTACAGGCATTGCAAAAGGGACAGGCACGATTGCCGGAGTATGTGGTTGCTGAACATTTTCACGATCTGTCTCCTCTGCAGGAACAATTGCTGATCCAACTTGTCACCTCTGGTGTCCCCGTTGAGCTGCATTTGGTTTGGGACGGGACGCGTCCCCGTTTGTTCAAAGAGACGGAGCAGACCACGGAACGCTTGCGGCAACGCGGCTTTGCCGTACGACAAGTTTCGGTTGAACCGTCCCAGGAAGGTCGGGTACCTGCATTGGAACATATGGTCCACACGGCGTTTGCTGTTCGTCCGGAACGACAAGCGGCGAACGGCGCAGTGGAAGTGTTGTCCGCGCCTGGTGTGGAGCAGGAGACCCGAATGGTGGCAGGCAGTGTCAAACGATGGTTGTTTGAGGAAAACGGATCGTTATCGGATGTGGCTTTAATCGTACCGGATCTGGATACATACTTGTCCCCGCTCGTACGGGCGTTGTCGGAGGCAGGATTGCCCGTAGCAGTGCCGTTGACGGTACCGCTGCGCCATCATCCGGTAATGGAGACCATCTTGACGGCAATGGCCGTGCGCATGGGAAGGGAAGAGGAACGTGTTGCCCTGATGCAGAGCCCGTTTGTTCCGTGGGGAAGTGAGGCCGATCGACGGTTGTGGTTGAAGGCATACGAACGTTGGGATGCACCACAGAGCTTGGCGGAATTGGAATCGCTCATGGGCCGGGCCGAGAACGAAAACGAGACGGACCAGACGGTATGGTTGGGCTTGATGTCTTTGTATCGCTGGGTGGAAAGTATCCCGTTGAATGCTTTGTGGCGGGATTGGTTGGCGTGGTTGGAATCATGGGTGAATGAGCTGGAACAGCCGTCCCGGTATCGCAGGTTGGCGGAAGACCCGCGCATGTTGCCGTTTCTGGCAGAAGAGATGCAGGCTTTTACCTTGGTCAGGGAAATCATTCAGGAATGGAAACACGTCGACCCGTCTGGATTTGCCGGGGAAGCATTGGAATTGCGCACGTTGGCCGGCATGCTGGAACGGGCTGCGATACGGAAACGGGTGCGCAAAAAACCTGGTCGTCGTGGCGGTCTTCGCATCCTGGAGCCCAACCAGATCCGCTGGGACCGATACCGGGCTGTGTGGGTGCTGGGATGTGCGGAAGGAAAGTGGCCCCGTCCGATCCACGATGACTGGCTGTTGCCGGATGAGGAGCGAGTACGTCTCCTTCAAGAAGAAGTGCGCTTGATGACTTCCGATCAGTTGCGTCATCGGCAATTGCTGCCGTTTTTCCTTTGTGCTTCCTCTGCCGAGTCATACTTGGTTCTTTCCTATCCTCATGCTGACGAATCCGGATCTGCGCGCTTGCCGTCTCCGTTTTTGCAGGAACTGTTGGCGGTGTGGAAAGAGACGGATGTGATCCACAAACGGCGGGATGTATCCCACATACTCCTTGCACGTTTGGATGCGTGTGTTTCCAGGAAAGAAGGATTGGCGCGAGCCGTTTCGCTGTTGTCCCAAAACGGTAAAGCCGATTCTGTGTCAACAAGAAAGCAGGCAATGGCATTACTGAAAAACGAAGCGCGCAGGCAACCGGAACGAACTTGGCATTGGCTGGAGCGGCTGCGGGTGGAACGTGTGCGTCTCTCTGGAAATGACGCCGCATTTGCCGGCCGGTTACGGCCGTCACTGTGGAAGAGACACGGTTTTTCTTTGCAGGATCGCGTCTGGAGTCCAGCAGAGTTGAATCAGCTGATGCAGTGCCCGTTCCACTATTTTGCCGACCACTTGTTGGAGGCACGGGAACCTGCGCCCGCTCGACGGGAGTGGGCAGCGCTGGATCGAGGGCAAGTATGGCATCGGGTGTTGTGCCGCTTTTGGCGCGGATGGGAGGAAGTACGCCTTTCGCCGGATACGTGGGAGAATGCGATGGAACGGTTGGATGTGCTGGTGGACGCGTTGTTTGACCAGTTGTTGACCGAGGCCGAAGCATTGTCTCGCGACCCTTTTCGTTTGGCTGTGGAGAAGGAGCGGCTCAAACAGCAGCTGTCCGCTGTTTTGTCACATGAATGGCATTGGCGCGGGGTGGGCGGCGGCTCCGGCATGCGTCCGGCTCATCTGGAGCTGTCCTTCGGCATGACCGATCCAAACCTGATCCACCGTGGTGAAATGGACCCACAATCAACCAAACACCCAGTACCGATTCACCTGCCGGGAGATGTGACGATCCGAGTGCGTGGAAAAGTGGATCGGGTCGATGTGGATGAAGAGGGCTATTATGCCGTGTATGACTACAAATCGGGTACAGTCGCCGATCCCAAGCGGATCAGAGAAGGAGCGTACCTGCAATTGCCGTTGTTCCTCTGGGCGGTGCAGCAAGTGTTGGGTCTGGACCCCGCCAAAGCTGTGGGAGCAGCATTTTATACACCAGGCACCCGGCAGAACGGCAAACCGCCCACCAACAACCGAAACCAAGGATTGTGGCGGAAAGAAGCGACGGAACGCACGGGCATCCATGCGCGGGTGAAGGGATTGATGGATGAAAAGGAATGGACGAACACGATGGAAGCAATCGGAGAGCGGCTCAGCCGGCAGCTTCGTCGAGTTGAACATGGGGATTTTGCGGTCGACCCGACCTGGGAGTGCCCGTCACATTGCCCCCACCGGACAATATGCCGTTGGGATGTCACGTCGTCACCGGCAGAGAAAGGGGAAGGAGAGGAATGA
- a CDS encoding group I truncated hemoglobin yields MATLYEKLGGEKAIAAVVNEFYDRMIKDEQVSHYFRYTDMDKLRKHQISYFMSYALGGPHKYEGATLRESHKGMNITHEHYEIAIKHLNGALRKYNVPLEDRVKVEAFLRSVKPHIINK; encoded by the coding sequence GTGGCAACCCTGTACGAAAAGCTGGGTGGAGAAAAAGCCATTGCAGCCGTTGTGAACGAGTTCTACGATCGGATGATCAAAGATGAACAAGTCAGCCATTATTTTCGATACACAGACATGGACAAGCTCCGTAAGCACCAGATCTCTTACTTCATGAGCTATGCGCTGGGCGGTCCCCATAAATACGAAGGTGCTACCCTGCGCGAATCCCACAAGGGGATGAACATCACGCATGAGCACTACGAAATAGCGATTAAGCATTTGAACGGTGCCTTGCGCAAATACAACGTGCCGTTGGAAGACCGCGTCAAAGTGGAAGCATTTCTTCGCAGCGTCAAACCGCACATCATTAATAAATAA
- a CDS encoding NUDIX hydrolase, with the protein MLPKHHVAAAGIVWDDAKGVLLIQRADNHHWEPPGGVVELDEALDAAVIREIREETGIEVKVIRLIGVYKTIGRNGTHVVSLVFLCTPVGGTLQLSPETVNVGFFPIEMAMNMVKRKWIRIRLEDAIREWKDVPVRSYLHPEK; encoded by the coding sequence ATGTTACCCAAACATCATGTCGCAGCGGCCGGAATTGTGTGGGACGATGCCAAAGGAGTGCTGCTCATTCAACGTGCCGACAACCATCACTGGGAACCACCGGGTGGCGTGGTGGAGTTGGATGAAGCGCTGGATGCGGCAGTTATTAGAGAGATCCGGGAAGAAACCGGGATTGAGGTCAAAGTGATTCGTTTAATCGGGGTGTACAAAACCATCGGTCGAAACGGAACTCATGTGGTCAGTCTCGTCTTTTTGTGCACGCCGGTTGGCGGTACATTGCAACTGAGTCCCGAAACGGTCAATGTCGGTTTTTTCCCGATTGAGATGGCGATGAACATGGTCAAACGCAAATGGATCCGCATCCGATTGGAAGACGCGATCAGAGAATGGAAAGATGTTCCGGTTCGGTCCTATCTTCACCCAGAGAAGTGA
- a CDS encoding Crp/Fnr family transcriptional regulator — protein sequence MNHIARFLQSLPLFHGINTEALEAVSHTLIERKVKRGTVVCLRGERIDKVFIVYRGKIKIYRTDPEGSKMFISYCLSGDFFPHFGFFREACFHADAQAVEDSHLLVMPKEDMEQLLRTHPELTIRLIQTMGQQISDLEQQLNESIVHDAYERVIFLLLRLARTVGEPHQQGVCLKERYTNRELAQMIGATRETVSRVMNRLKREGYVHLQEGYLVIHVHQLKELVDCPHTQIG from the coding sequence TTGAACCACATCGCGCGTTTTTTACAATCGTTGCCCCTGTTTCACGGCATCAATACGGAAGCGTTGGAAGCGGTGAGTCACACGCTGATCGAGCGAAAGGTCAAACGGGGGACAGTCGTGTGTTTGCGGGGGGAAAGAATCGACAAAGTGTTTATCGTCTACCGGGGGAAAATCAAAATATACCGAACCGACCCGGAAGGGAGCAAGATGTTCATCTCCTATTGTCTCAGCGGAGATTTCTTCCCACACTTTGGCTTCTTTCGGGAGGCTTGTTTTCATGCCGACGCCCAAGCGGTGGAGGATTCTCACCTCTTGGTCATGCCCAAAGAAGACATGGAACAATTGCTCCGTACTCATCCCGAACTCACCATTCGGTTGATTCAAACCATGGGGCAGCAAATCAGCGATTTGGAACAACAACTGAACGAGTCTATCGTTCATGACGCATACGAGCGCGTGATCTTTTTACTCCTCCGTCTGGCCCGTACCGTGGGCGAGCCTCATCAACAGGGTGTTTGCCTGAAGGAGCGGTACACCAACCGGGAACTCGCGCAGATGATCGGTGCCACACGCGAAACGGTCAGCCGTGTGATGAACCGCCTGAAACGAGAGGGATATGTCCATCTGCAAGAAGGATATCTCGTGATTCACGTTCACCAATTGAAGGAGCTGGTCGATTGCCCGCACACACAAATCGGTTAG